GCCCGAGACCTGATTCGTCCCGTCATTCTAAGGCGGCAACAAGACaaggcggccgccgtcgagaggGGCGAGTCTCCTGTCGAGTTCAATGACGGAATCGAATGGTCTGACTTGTACGCAAACGACCGATCGTTCGACCGCGTTGACCTGCAATTGGGCTTATCTATTGCTGCCGTGCACAACACCACGGATTTACTGTCGCAGGTTGTGTATGACCTCGCGAGCGACCCCGACATGGTTGAACGTCTTAGAAATGAAGCTTCCGAAGTTATCGGAGCGATGGGTTGGTCCAAGACTTCTCTCTATAATCTCAAGCTACTCGACAGCGTGATTAAAGAAAGCATGAGGATCAAGCCTATCCTGACCGGTAAGAACGTTTCACCGCTTCCATTCACTCTTGTCAGTCTTGCCTTGGGAGAAAACGGAACTAACGCGCTACCTTGTAGTCGCCATGCCCCGTCAAGTTACCTCGCAGATGACCCTGGAAGATGGTCTCGTGCTTCCTGAAGGCACTGTTATCGGTGTCTCGGCGCAGAGACATTGGGATGCAGACGTATACGCCGAGCCGCACAGATTCATCGGGGACAGATTTCTCAAGATGAGGCAACTGCCGGGGAAAGAAAATGCCGCCCAGCTGGTGACCACTGGCCCTAACCACCTGGGTTTTGGACATGGGAACCATGGCTGCCCTGGCAGGTTTCTAGCCGCGGCGGAACTGAAGATTATCCTAGCGCAGCTAGTGCTCGGCTACGAGTGGAGAGTGATAAGAGGGCTGGAACCGAAGATCAAGGTGATTGGCGTCAACCTTGACTCGGACCCTGCCGCTGTGATTGAGATACGCCGGCGGCAGATTCAAAGCCAGCTGGGGATCAAAGCTGACTCGTCATGAGACTTTTTGATCAGACTCTGTCTGCAGAATGAGGTGGAAACGTCACCGAGCGACGATCACTTCGGCCGTGCCGGGGAGAACGTCAATGACCCAATGCTCTCTCTGCACTTCTTGTACAACACAAGACATTTCAACTCCGAGTCAACTCGGAGTTTGCTCCACTTGGGGGGTGGATCCACAACCTGGCAATACAACTCATTGTGTTATTCCAACTAAGAGTCCAACTTGAACTTTGTCCCACTTGCGGGGTATTCTACAACCAACCTTGCAATACAACTTAATACGTTGCCATGCATGCCCTGCGTACTTGCGAATGTTTCCCCGCGGACGTCATACTAAGGAGTTGTGCCCCCTGATCAACCTAAATGAAAAGATGAACAAGCATGGACATGACAGGGGATGCTATGAAACCATAGTCATGCTGGTAATTGTGACAATTGCCAAGACTGGATGCCGTCTTAGCCGGAACTTGGCTAATGGAGGCCAACGTATTCGTACTCTATCCGAAGTCTGTACTCGTGCTGCTGCGACCGGTTCTAGCTAAGATCGGGTGCTTCGGCGTCGAATTCAGACAGTATTGAAAGTAAACAGCACGAAAATGGGTGTATCGCTGTGCGGTTATTCATCTTGGGTGTTCGACGGGCTCAGCAAGGGCAATATTGCAACCACAATCCTCTTTGTTGTAAGTTGCTCTCTCTCAGGTCCCCAGACGGGTGAATGAATGTGCTTTCTGACGGCTCAACTAGCTCGGGGCCTACGTCATTTGGAAGCTATCGTACAATGTGCTTTTCCACCCTCTGCGCAGATACCCCGGCCCGACGTTCTGGGCAGCATCTCGCATACCCTACGCGTTGGCTTGCGCTACAGGCCAGGCTCACAGAAAAGTCCTGCGTCTCCACGAAAGATACGGAGACATAGTTCGAGTCGCCCCGGACGAGCTTTCGATATGCTCGCCAGAGGCTTGGAAGGAGGTTTTCGGGCGCCGCAAAACAGCAGTCGGCGAAATAGCCAAGGATGATGTGCACTATGCCGAGGCCAAAGACAGTATTCTTGGGGCTCCCAAAGATAAACACGCTCAACTCAGGCGCATTCTCGCCCGTGGCTTTTCACAGAGAGCCATTCTTGATCAAGAACGACTGATCAAATCTCACGTCGACCAACTGTAAGCCCTGAGCCATCTGGATATCTTCCAAAGACCGATGCAATATCCATGTCTCACAACATACAAGTCGCTGAAACCTCCGTAACAGATTCATCATTTTGACCGAGCATGAAGCGACAAAGGGGTGGGGGGCCCCCATCGACATCAACAGGCTGTTCGACTTCGTAGCCCTCGACATCATCACGGACCTGGGCCTCGGTGCCTCGTTTCATTGCTTACAAACAGGCCAGTACCACCCTTGGGCACAATTCTTCCTAGACGCTCTGCCGGGAATTGCATTTGCCACGGCCATGAAGCATTTCAAAATCGTTTTCAGAGTTCTCATGGCCTTGGCTCCCAAGTCTCTCGTCCGAAAACACGAGGACATGGTGATGTTGACCAATTCAATGGTCGAAAAGCGGCTGTCTGAGGCTGACCGCCCTGATCTCATCCAAGCCATGTGCCAACCGGTCTCCGGTAACGATGTAAGCACAACGTTGGATTCTCCACAGTTGACTGGATGTCGGTTGCTTTTGTGAGAAAGCACTGTTAATCAGACTTCAACAGAGTCCTCTCAGCGTACACGAAATCAAGGCCAACTCACAGATCCTGACTATGGCAGGCTATGACACAACGGCAACCGCCTTGGCAGGCACAACGTATCTCATAGCCACGCATGATTCTGTGCAAGCCAAACTTTGTCAAGAGTTACGGGGCACTTTCTGTGAAGAACGCGATATCAATATTTCAGCCACCAAAAACCTCCCATACTTGACGGCAGTCATTGATGAGGCCCTAAGGATGTATCCGCCCGGTGCTTCAGGCATGCCACGCAAGGTCGGCGAACGAGGGGACATCGTCTTGAATCAGTATATCCCCGCCAACGTAAGTTCTTGAACTTGCCTAGTTGCCGGGGCCGAGGATGCTGTACAGCATATCTTTTGGAACTTGAGGGCTGACTACGAGCATGTTTTTCTCAGACGATCATTTCCCTTTGGCAGTATGCCATGTATCACAATCCTCGGAATTTCTTCCAGCCGGACTCTTTTATACCCGAGCGCTGGCTTGATATGAAAGGCCCGACGGGCTTTTCGCAGGATTGCAAGGAGGCATTTCAACCCTTTTCTTTTGGGCCTCGTGACTGCATCGGCCGCAAGTGAGCGTCCCTCATCTTCCGATATTATGCAAGCATTGGCAATGTGTTCTACTACTAACTGCTGACATGGAATGCAGTCTTGCAAATGCCGAACTCCGTGTCATATTGGCCAAGTTGGTTTGGAACTTCGACTTAGAGCTTGCCAGCAAGGCCGATGAGAAGAATTGGTTGGGCCAGCAAAAGAACTATCTTTTGTGGGAACGAGGTCCTCTCCACATTCGACTCAAAAGACGGGCAGGAAACACGCTGTGAGGGATTCGGAGAGTCTTCCTGGTTCTAATGGTAGGACCACCCGTTTCTTGCGGCAAAAAAAATAGAGAGATGTGAAGCTACAATCTTCATAAAATTGTCTAAAAATATACCACGGACTTCAGTCTCCACCAGTGGAAATCAAAAGTAGTGGAGAAAAAGGGGAAAGTCTTACAATGAATGATATTTATTGAGCTAAGTGGATCAAAATCACATGGCCAGAAAGCAACCCGTCTGATCAGAAAGTGAAAGACATCCGTTTACATTTAAATTGATTATCTCCAGACTTCGAGTTGTCAAACACATCACGTATGGTGATATGAAACAACCGGCCCAAGGCAATACCCTCAATGCCCAGTCAAAATCTCGTCGAGATTCAATGTCTCCGCTCTCCTGCGTATTTGCAATTTCGTCCATGGGTACGCTGCGTTCAGTACTCCCAGGTTGATGATATGCGGTCCTTCCCCCAGTATCTTCCATTCGTATTTGAGGAGCAGGTGACACAAGATGATTTTGATCTCATTGGCGGCAAAAAACCGGCCGGGGCAAGCGTGCGAACCGTGACCAAAGCCGAGATGATGCGGACTGGTACTGACCAAGTAGGACTGCTGCCGTTTTTCCGGGTCCTCACGCATTCGGAGGAAGCGATAGCCGTCAAATTTATCGCCGTTCTCGTAAAAGGAATTGTCCCACATGTGAGTAGGGCCAACGCCGAGAAGCGTGCCTTTGGGGATAATCATGCCGTTGGACAGCTGAAAGTCTTCGAGAGCAATGCGGTTAAGAAAACCTGAAACTCGGAATCAGCATTCGAATATCAAACGGAGAAAAGCGCACAGGAAACGAACTGTTTGCGACAGGGTTCATTCTCTGGGTCTCCTTGAGCACACTGTCCATCAGTGTGAGACCGGCCAATCCTGCATTGCTCAGACCATGGGTACTAAGGACGCTCATGACCTCCTGGCGCAGTGGCTCGATGAGTTCATCATGCTCAATAAGGGCCAGCATTGTCTTCTCTAGTAGGTCTGCCGTGGTGTGAATGGCAACCATGGCTAAGCTGATGTGTGCTGTGGCCATGTCGATATCCCTATCGAGCGAGGTCAATGCTTGGTCAAAAGCATACTCAACGTCCTCGCCATTCTCTTGTGCGCGCTCGACCTCAGCCTGGCGCTGCTCCAGAATCGGTTCAATCACCCGGCGGCAATTCACAAGGTTGGATCTCAGCAACCAGCAAGGAGGGAGTATCCACTGGACGAGAGACTTGCTCCAAGTAGGGAAGAATCTCAGGGTAATACTGGCAAGCAAGAAGTGCTTCGTGTACTTGGCCATGGCCTTAAGCCAAGCCTCACTGCGACAGAAGGTCTTGCCTCCGAAGACTCTAGATGACGTTCGGGCAACGAGGCGAATGATGGGTTCACCTAGTTGGAACTCCTTCCAATCTATGCAGGCAAAATCAGCCACTATCAGGCAGTGAATTCCACCGTGCCCAGATCTTACCAGAAGAGTCGGAGAAAATGAGCGACAGGCTGTCGGAAACCTCTTCGGAAATGGATGGTATCATCTTCCCTAGATGAGCACCTTTTAGCATTCGTCAGTATCCCACGGACGATGCACATACCCATGTTCTTGGTCGTCAAGTGCTCCTTCACTAGTTTAAGCATTTGATCGTCGAGCACGTCGCCAATCGGCTCGAATCCCTTCAGGGAACCATTCTGGACCTTGTGTAATGTCAGCTTCCATTGCATTTCGATTTGAACCAAGGCGGCGCGACTCACCTCCTGGATTGCAGCCAAGCTGCTCATCATGGGGTTGACACGGATCTCGTTGATCATATGGGCAGGCAAGACAAGAACTTTGCCCAGTTCCATGTTGAGCCAATACGGCGTGTCGCGGTACCTCTCAGCGAACGATCTGAGGAGGTCCCTGGGCGATCGTATGAAGGCGACGACACGAAATATGGAGGAGAATTCGAAAACACGCGTAGGATTGGCGATGGGAAAGCCACCCCTGCCGCAGGAACTCTCTCCCATGGCCGCATAGACGACGAGCAGCGCTGAAGCTGTGAGAAGGGATACCAATAGTTCATAATGACCAGACACAAGGGCTTGGAGGGAAAACGTCCCCAAAACATCGGGGAGCAACATGTTGGCGACGGTTCCAATGGTGACGAGAAGAACCTCTCTCCAGATGGGAGTCAGAAGCCGAGAACTTTTTGCTGACGGCTTGGACGCATACAAAAGCTGGACTCCGTACATGTGGACTAGCTTTCGTCGGGTAAGTACATCCTTGGATTCTGGTCGCTTCGTTCCTCGCTGACGAGCACAGCTTTTCGTTACATCCACTATCacttcgccgtcgtccaggaATCTCACCAAGACCAGCAATTTCCGAGAATTTTCACTCACGAGGACCCATTCAGCGCCCCCTGTGCAGCGATGCTTCGCTTGCTTCGATGTTCCACGATCGACAGGAACACCAGCCAGGTATTAGAGGCGATCCACGATCCCACAAGACATTAGAGTTCGAGAGGCTGGCGCATCAAATCTGGATTCGAGCCCATGGTGCCTTCGGTGCGAGTCGAGCACGACGTCGTGGTCATCCGCAGACGAAATTTGCAAAGCCTTCAACCAGTTACGGTGAAGCCTCACATCTGCGAATATAACAGCGGATAACCATCATGTGGGGGAGCGGAGTCATGCCATGGGCCCCATGCTGTGATGGAGGTCAATGCGTTGTAGACGGTCAAGATGCCACTGATTCAGGTCGATGATGTGCGTTCAGGCTGGACAATTCCAGATCGTAGTAATGTTGAAGATTGATAAGTAACGATGAGAATCCCTTATGAACGAACACATTGTGGTTTTGATGTAACCATTCACCTCGAGACCTTCCTTTTCACGACTCAGAAACGTTGCTTCAGGAAATACTGACACCATGGCTTCCTTCTCGAGACCCGTACCTGGGGCTATTGTCGCATCTTCGGGGTCTCGATCGCAGTTTCCAACCTACATACACCAGAATTTTGATAAGTGCGTAGAGGCAGCGAAAGAAACGGAACATGAGTACAACCAGGCCATGTCTACAAACATCAAGTCCAACACGTTGGCTGAAATTcccggcctgggcctggtgCACCCTATGGCCCTCACCATTGCAAACTGCCTTCCTGACCGGCTGGCCGCCATTACGCGTTTTGCGGATTTCACCATCTTGAATGACGACTACTACGACTCCgcaaagaaagaagaggTAAAGTCAACATTTCAGCGAACCGGAAGCCAAGAAAGAGCCCCACACTCATTTTGTTTCCCCAGATTCAAGAAGTCAATGATGGCATCCAGAGCGCAATCAGAGGGTTCTCGTCTCCCAGTGCTTTGCCCACGCCATCCAGTTCCTCCGCCTTCAAGGCAAAACAGCTCCAGGCAGGCTTCATGCTGGAGCTGTTTAGTCTCGACCAAGAGTTTGCCCTGCATATCATGTCATCCTACAGCCAAGGACTCGACATTGCTACGTTCGCTCCGGACGACCTCAAGACCCTGGATGACTATCTCCCCGTGCGAAGCATAAACTCGGGACTTGAGTAGGTACTCCACACTGCCCCCAGTCGCTAATTATTGGGTATATCCCGTCAATAAAGTTTTGGCCGTTGCTGCACGTTTGCTTACATGAACGATAGCGTGACAGAAGACATGGCCTGCTTCGGTACGGGGGTAAGGATTTCTCGCGCCGAGAAAGAGAAGCTTCGCAAGGCCACGGACATGGCTAAATACGCCATCACAATAGTCAACGATCTCTACAGTTGGCCCAAGGAGATCAAATGTCATCTCGAAACCCCTGGCTCCAACCCGCCGTTCAATGCCGTGGCCGTGCTCATGCGGCATTCTGGGTATTCCGAGTCCGAGGCATTCCAGGCTCTGGCCGACAAGCAAGCTGAGCTAGAGGATAAGCacctccgcctcgtcgaagcTCTGCGGGAGCAAGAAGGTGGAAGCTTGCCGGAGAATCAGGAGCGGTACATTGCGAATGCGCAACAGGCAGTGTCAGGCTCGGAGCTGTGGAGTGTCTTCACAACCAGATACCCGTCGAAAGCAGATCTCCAGCAGCCGCCAGTAGAATTTGTGGATGGAAAGCTCCGATACGCGAGTGAGAACAACAAGATCGTGAAGGAAGAACCGGAAACATTGCTTGCAGTGTCGAGCGTGATCGAAAAACAACTCGCGTTGCTGGAGGTTGCTTCGATCACATCCAGttcttcttcggcatcgtcatcagGCTCGTCTTCGTCCGCGTGCGAAAACAAAAGCCACAGCACTGGCGATTTGGCAACCATCGAGACTACCTGCGACAGTCAAAGCATCACTGCTTGTCCCTCCGAGAAGGAGTACAAGCGAACCAAGGCACTTCTGCCCGATGGTTCAGACCTCTCGACATATGCCTCCCGCGTAGCGGCTGCTCCAGATCATGTGAGTACTTTGCACTGCGTACTTGGTTGGAATCATTGAGACAACTAACCATACACTCTTTACCAAGCCTGTCATGGCACCGTTCAAGTACATCGCCTCTTTGCCATCCAAAGGCGTCCGGGACACGTTCATCGACGCCCTCAACTGGTGGTTGAAAGTCCCCGACGACTCGTTGCTTTCAATCAAGACAGTCATAAGCATGCTCCATGACTCCTCGCTCATGCAAGTTGAAATGTCTCTGACGATCGAGGCCGGAAATACTGACAGAGTAAACATTTAGATTGGACGACATAGAGGATGACTCCACGCTCAGGAGAGGCAGCCCTGCCGCACACACAATATACGGAACGGCCCAGTGCATCAACGCGGCAAACTACATGGTTGTCATGGTATTGGTAGAGATCCAAAAGCTTCGCAGCCCGAGGAAGTTAGACATCCTGAGCGGTAAGTgcagctctctctctctgcagAAACATTGTTCCGAGACTGTGCAAAGGTGCGGAGCTAACGACTGAGGGCTGCCTCTTGTAGAGGAGCTTGAAAATCTCTTTTTGGGACAAAGCGAAGATCTCTTCTGGAAGTACCAGGTCGAGTGCCCTACCACTGAAGAGTACATGGAGATGATTGAAAACAGTAAGACCTACCTGGACCGTTTGACAGCTGTCGGATGAATCATGTGCTGACATACATTGCTTGTCTAGAAACCGGAGGTCTCTTCCGGCTATGCGTTCGCCTTCTTCAGGCAGAGTCAACCAGGAACGAGTAAGTTCGGCCACCTTTTCTTCTGACAGTCTGTTGGCAAATTGGCTGACTCTCTTTTACCAGCGTCCGCAACCTTGATCCGAGGCCATTCGTCCGTCAGCTCAGCCTGTATTTCCAAATCAGAGATGACTACCAAAACCTTGTTTCGGATCAGTACGCCAAACAGAAGGGCTTCGCTGAAGATCTTGACGAGGGGAAGATCTCGTTGCCCATGATCCTTACTCTCCAGAGGATGCGGACGAGACCCGAAATCATGGGCATCATGAAGCACAAGAAGCCCGGGCCGATGTCGATGGAGATGAAACAGTTTATCCTCACCGAGATGAGGAAGTCGGGCGCTCTGGAAACTACACACAGCTTGCTTCAGACGATGCAGGAGGACCTTATCACGGAGCTGAGGGGCCTAGAGCGCGATTTCGGCTCCAAGAACCcgatgttggagatggtaCTGAGGAAGCTATGGATATCATGACGTGGGAATACCAAGTGAGGTTTGGTTTCGTTTTAGTTTTGCAAGCATCTTAAAAGCCTTATCATCCTTTTCCGCTAATGGGACAAACACATTTCATGAGGACTATTGTGTTTGTCAATCGCCGCCGTTGCAGACCAGCCTTGCCCAGCTCCTTCGTGTGTGTGAAATTCAATGTAGGGCCACATCAAATGATCAATCTCATCTTATTGAGGTGAAATGGTTTCTTGCTGCATTAAATGAAAGTCCTTGTCTCGTATCGTACTAAGGTCCACGGTGTCGATGCCTGCATAGCATTCACC
This genomic interval from Colletotrichum higginsianum IMI 349063 chromosome 9, whole genome shotgun sequence contains the following:
- a CDS encoding Cytochrome P450 CYP11/CYP12/CYP24/CYP27 subfamilies: MGVSLCGYSSWVFDGLSKGNIATTILFVLGAYVIWKLSYNVLFHPLRRYPGPTFWAASRIPYALACATGQAHRKVLRLHERYGDIVRVAPDELSICSPEAWKEVFGRRKTAVGEIAKDDVHYAEAKDSILGAPKDKHAQLRRILARGFSQRAILDQERLIKSHVDQLFIILTEHEATKGWGAPIDINRLFDFVALDIITDLGLGASFHCLQTGQYHPWAQFFLDALPGIAFATAMKHFKIVFRVLMALAPKSLVRKHEDMVMLTNSMVEKRLSEADRPDLIQAMCQPVSGNDSPLSVHEIKANSQILTMAGYDTTATALAGTTYLIATHDSVQAKLCQELRGTFCEERDINISATKNLPYLTAVIDEALRMYPPGASGMPRKVGERGDIVLNQYIPANTIISLWQYAMYHNPRNFFQPDSFIPERWLDMKGPTGFSQDCKEAFQPFSFGPRDCIGRNLANAELRVILAKLVWNFDLELASKADEKNWLGQQKNYLLWERGPLHIRLKRRAGNTL
- a CDS encoding Geranylgeranyl pyrophosphate synthase, which translates into the protein MASFSRPVPGAIVASSGSRSQFPTYIHQNFDKCVEAAKETEHEYNQAMSTNIKSNTLAEIPGLGLVHPMALTIANCLPDRLAAITRFADFTILNDDYYDSAKKEEIQEVNDGIQSAIRGFSSPSALPTPSSSSAFKAKQLQAGFMLELFSLDQEFALHIMSSYSQGLDIATFAPDDLKTLDDYLPVRSINSGLDVTEDMACFGTGVRISRAEKEKLRKATDMAKYAITIVNDLYSWPKEIKCHLETPGSNPPFNAVAVLMRHSGYSESEAFQALADKQAELEDKHLRLVEALREQEGGSLPENQERYIANAQQAVSGSELWSVFTTRYPSKADLQQPPVEFVDGKLRYASENNKIVKEEPETLLAVSSVIEKQLALLEVASITSSSSSASSSGSSSSACENKSHSTGDLATIETTCDSQSITACPSEKEYKRTKALLPDGSDLSTYASRVAAAPDHPVMAPFKYIASLPSKGVRDTFIDALNWWLKVPDDSLLSIKTVISMLHDSSLMQVEILDDIEDDSTLRRGSPAAHTIYGTAQCINAANYMVVMVLVEIQKLRSPRKLDILSEELENLFLGQSEDLFWKYQVECPTTEEYMEMIENKTGGLFRLCVRLLQAESTRNDVRNLDPRPFVRQLSLYFQIRDDYQNLVSDQYAKQKGFAEDLDEGKISLPMILTLQRMRTRPEIMGIMKHKKPGPMSMEMKQFILTEMRKSGALETTHSLLQTMQEDLITELRGLERDFGSKNPMLEMVLRKLWIS
- a CDS encoding Cytochrome P450; the encoded protein is MPPYGYVVVTILFVVSWKAFAPRNRDTSKASLRRLPILDQGKWWDLFNLKPIFNFYLDGRRALNQAIDQADGKPFRILGPGRELVVLPPDYAEEIRNDKRLDFSKVVAQFISHDLPGFEGFASGLKDLPVVLDMCKYKLTRDLASVIEPLPHECNLALEEILEIPHGQDWQRVAIKKRLNLVVARLSARVFLGEELCRNAAWLNIAVSHIMTGFMAALSLRMFPAFARPFVHWFLPHCRKLRFQVQQARDLIRPVILRRQQDKAAAVERGESPVEFNDGIEWSDLYANDRSFDRVDLQLGLSIAAVHNTTDLLSQVVYDLASDPDMVERLRNEASEVIGAMGWSKTSLYNLKLLDSVIKESMRIKPILTVAMPRQVTSQMTLEDGLVLPEGTVIGVSAQRHWDADVYAEPHRFIGDRFLKMRQLPGKENAAQLVTTGPNHLGFGHGNHGCPGRFLAAAELKIILAQLVLGYEWRVIRGLEPKIKVIGVNLDSDPAAVIEIRRRQIQSQLGIKADSS
- a CDS encoding ent-kaurene oxidase, giving the protein MLLPDVLGTFSLQALVSGHYELLVSLLTASALLVVYAAMGESSCGRGGFPIANPTRVFEFSSIFRVVAFIRSPRDLLRSFAERYRDTPYWLNMELGKVLVLPAHMINEIRVNPMMSSLAAIQEVSRAALVQIEMQWKLTLHKVQNGSLKGFEPIGDVLDDQMLKLVKEHLTTKNMGMCIMIPSISEEVSDSLSLIFSDSSDWKEFQLGEPIIRLVARTSSRVFGGKTFCRSEAWLKAMAKYTKHFLLASITLRFFPTWSKSLVQWILPPCWLLRSNLVNCRRVIEPILEQRQAEVERAQENGEDVEYAFDQALTSLDRDIDMATAHISLAMVAIHTTADLLEKTMLALIEHDELIEPLRQEVMSVLSTHGLSNAGLAGLTLMDSVLKETQRMNPVANSFLNRIALEDFQLSNGMIIPKGTLLGVGPTHMWDNSFYENGDKFDGYRFLRMREDPEKRQQSYLVSTSPHHLGFGHGSHACPGRFFAANEIKIILCHLLLKYEWKILGEGPHIINLGVLNAAYPWTKLQIRRRAETLNLDEILTGH